The sequence TGCCCAGGTGCGGGGGCTGCGCGCGCGGCCGGAACCTGCGCCTCCGGGAGGCGGGGCTGCGGGCGAGCCGAGGGCGGGGCCGAGCTGTCAGGAGGGGACCGTGGACCCCCTGAACTTAATACCCCCTCCCTAGGGACCACCCTGCCGTCATCAAGCGGCGCTTCACCAGTGTCCTGGTGGTGTCCAGTCTGTCGCCCCTCTGCGTGCTACTCTGGAGAGAACTCACAGGCATCCAGGTGCGAAGGAGGCGGGGCAGAGGGCGACAGGGGAGAGATCTCAGGGGTCTTTGCGGAGGGAACAAGACTGATGCCCCCTTTTCTGTGGCTCAGCCAGGCACATCCCTGCTCACCCTGATGGGCTTCAGGCTGGAGGGCTTTTTCCCAGCAGcactgctgcccctgctgctgaCCATGGTGAGTCCTCCTTTACCTTCCCCCTCTGTGCTTTGTGCCTGGCACGGCACTCCTTGCTGtgaccttttttttcccttatccTGGTTGAGTCCAGTTTGTGCCTGATGAGAGACAGGAACTGAGAGGTGGCTCAAGCCCTCGGGTATGCAGGGCGGGAAATCCTGGCTGACAGTGGGAAGCTCGAGGCTTTGTCTGCGCAAAGGCTGTGGATTCTAGTTTAAGCCTTTCATTTGATTGTTCCGGTTTCTGTGTCTCCAGATCCTTTTTTTGGGCCCGTTGATGCAGCTGTCAATGGACTGCCCCTGTGACCTGGCAGATGGGTTGAAGGTTGTCTTGGGTGAGTCCTCAGGGTTGAGGGGGAAAAGCGGGCAGACAGTCTAGGACAGGGAGTCAGGATGGGACTGGGCCATGCGGGGTTTTGTGTTTCATTCGTCGGTAAGATGGGAACGGATAGCGGGTGTCCTCTCAGAGTCGGCTCCTGCTGTCTGAgggccccccagggcccccaggcgTGTTGTGGACTAGAGAGCATTTGCCCTGCTTCCCCGAACCCTTGGCCTCTCCAGGCCGGAGCTGGTCTTGGGCAGATTTGATGTTTCCACGTATCCTGCCTCAACTACTCACGCCTTCCCATTCAGTTCCCTTGAGGCATTATCTTATGCCGATGAACAAAGCTGGACCCTTGCGTGCTCTGAGCATGAAAACCTGAGTTTGGGCAGGaaagggtggtgggaggggccccgCCCGGGGCCTCTGTTCAATAGCTAGCCGCTTACTGCCTGTCTGGAACCCCCTCCCTAGCCCCTCGCTCCTGGGCCCGCTGCCTCACGGACATGCGCTGGCTTCGGAACCAAGTGATCGCGCCCCTGACAGAGGAGCTGGTGTTCCGGGCCTGCATGCTGCCCATGTTGGCGCCGTGTACGGGCCTGGGCCCTGCCGTGTTCACCTGCCCGCTCTTCTTCGGAGTTGGTGAGTCTGTCCAGCTTGGGCCTGCTGAGGTGTTCCTAGCCCGAGGGCCGAGCACGGGGCTCGGGGTGAGAGTGGGCTGGGAGCCATGCAGCCTGCCTTTCACTCTCTCCTCAGCCCATTTTCACCACATTTTTGAGCAGCTTCGCTTCCGCCAGAGCAGTGTGGGGAGCATCTTCTTGTCTGCAGGTGAGTCCGAGCGCGCGCCGGGGGCAGTCTGGGCCGGGGTGCGTGAGGGCGTCTCTGATAGCCAGTCCGGAGGGAGAGCTGGGAAGGGGGCTGTGGCTCCGAAGGGGCCGCTGACCACGGGGAGCGGGGCGTAGAGGACAGCCACAGGTGCTGGGGGAGGCCGCCACTGcccccagagggaagggggtgcctCTGCTGACGAGTGTCTAGCGCTGGGACAGGAAGGGCATGCAGGTGTGGTCACTCGTGGCCTCCCCGTCTCCAGCGTTCCAGTTCTCCTACACAGCTGTCTTCGGTGCCTACACTGCTTTCCTCTTCATCCGCACAGGttggttctccttctctcacgGGTGCCCTGAGGGCTCAGGGGCCCACAGGAGTgggtgggagaatgggagaaCTGTTCGTTCCAGGAGCAATGAAAATGTTCGCCGCGGTCCTAGACAGGCTGAGCCGGGCCCTCGGCCTGGTGAGGTCTGAGCGGCAGAAGGAAGCAGAGGCCGTGGCGTGTGGGCAGGTGGGGTGTCGATCTCCTGTTCCGGGGATGAGGGTCGCTAGCCCCAGCTGGGCCGGAGGAAGTGGTGGGGCTGCCCCCCGAGCtactctgtctcccctccccaggaCACCTGATCGGGCCGGTTCTCTGCCACTCCTTCTGCAACTACATGGGCTTTCCTGCCGTCTGCGCAGCCCTGGAGCACCCACAGAGGCGGCCTCTGCTGGCAGGCTACGCCCTAGGCGTGGGactcttcctgctgctgctccagccCCTCACGGACCCCAAGCTCTACGGCAGCCTTCCCCTGTGCGTGCTTCTGGAGCGGGCAGGGGACTCAGAGGCTCCGCTGTGCTCCTGACCCGTGCTCTTGCGCGCACTCCCATGGACTCGCACGGgctcctcagcccctccccgTCAGGGGGTCCTGCCGGGGGGGAGCTGGCTGGGGCCCCGAGATCTCAGGAATTTTTGTAGGGGATTGAAGCCAGAGCTAGTTGAATCCCAGGGACcaagagaaaggagcagaaaggTGCGGCCCCTCGAACGAGGGGCGAGGAGCAGGCCCCAGGAGCCGCACACTCCCTTCCTCACTGTGGACTGCTGCTGCTCTGAGCTCCTCGGCCCCGGAAAAGCTGCTGGGGGTAGAATTTACAGGTCCCTCCCCCCAACTTCCCAGGGTTTTCTCACTGTCTTTTTGCATCAGGACTTTGTATTGGGATATTAAAGAGATTTAACTTGGGTAACCTGGCCTTGGACCTTTGGGAGTTAGACTGTTTGTGGTCTTGGCAGTGGGCCCGGTAGGacagtgccctgaccgggagggTCAGCATGGGGGTCTTTGGCTGCCCTGGGTCTCGTAGCTCCCTTCTTCCTGAGCCAGGCTCACGTCCTAGCCCAGGTGGACCTAGGGCTGCAGGTGCCAGGTGTGGGCCCAACTCTACTAGCGTCTGCGGCCACCTGCCAGGGTCAGGAAGTGGAGCCCAGGAGTCTGACCCCTGTGACGGAGCCTCCCACCTGTGTCCCCTGAGGGGGCAGGGCTCACTGTGGGGCCTCCACCGGGGTCTCCCAGTGCCCAGTGGTCTCACAGTCCACAGGAGGGAGTAGACCCATGGTGTCAGGAGGACTAGTTCCGAGCCCCCAGGGGTAGAGGCTTCTCTGGCTTGCTCCACCTCGGACCCGTGCCGGCGTGCTGCTCGTCTGGTCCCCGGAgacccagcacagggctgtggcCCCGGGAGCAGCACTGGACCTCTGGGTTCTTTCTCAGAACCCGCTGGTGGTCTCGGCTCTTCTCTTGTTTACAAGGGTTTTCAGCCCCCATTCCGGATCGCGGTGGGTGTTCCGCGTCCCCCTGCCTGAGGACTTGGAACGGAGACGGGTGTGCCGTCACTCCCCGTGGTGCCCCAGGTGGCGGTGACTAAACCGCGTTCATCTGGATCTGAAAGGGCAGTGCGTGACAGCCACACACCTACCTTGCCAGAAAGTTCTGTGCAGCagctgctggggaggcagagagggtgggCATGGGCCTGTTCGGAGGGTCTTTGGAATCTTGGAGTCCTTCCCGGGGGAGGGTCTTTGGCggcggcccaggcccaggccaaaGGCTGACTTGCGGTACCCTGAGTGCATGGGCCGGCGGGGCGCTGGGCTGGCCCCCGGGGGTCCTGGTGTCTAGGCTGTGCCACACGTCTGTGCTCAGGGGCCGCCACCccctcgctcgctcgctcgcctCCCCGCCCCGCGCAGTGATGCAGGCAGGGTGGCCGTCTCGTCCCGTGGGGGCGGGCACGGGCTCAGGATGGGGTTCTCCTTGGAGCAGGTTGTGAGGGATGGGCAGGGTACACCCTAGGACTCTCCATCCAGTGCTGACCTCCCACTGAAGCCCCCCCTCCCGGAGGTTCCTGAGGGTCTCGCCTGCCTCCCGGAGCTGGTGCCTGCTTGCATCCAGTCCTGAAAGAATGGGCGGGGGGTTGGCCCCAGGTTTAGAAAGAAAAGCAGTGCGGTGGGGAAGCAAATCCACTGGCCACCTAGGTTTGGACCCTTCCTGCCTCTTACTCCCTGCGGGGTCCTGGGCAAGGTATTTGACCTTCCTGTGGCTCCATCTGTGTCCCTAAAATGGGTGAAGGTCGGTTACCTGCGTTAACAGGCGTTAAGTGCTTAGCACAGCCCTCCTTACCCCACCCACCATGCCTCCCAGCTCTCAGTAATGACTAGCTAGCTAATCCCATTTGGGGTGTGTATACAGTAGGTACTCCTAGTGGCTTAAATCAAGGTCACTACTGTTCTCCTCGCCCCTCCGAGGAGGAAGACCCAGCTGGcctgaggaggcagaggggccgcTGTGCCCCTCGGAGGGGCACGGGGGTGGGTTGCAGAGGATCCTCTGTGAAGTGCAGGAGTCAGTTTTATTGAACAAAAGGTCTCAGGACCTGGGGCTTAGGTTTActgtcccaccccccacccccagaggtaGGACCCC is a genomic window of Phyllostomus discolor isolate MPI-MPIP mPhyDis1 chromosome 6, mPhyDis1.pri.v3, whole genome shotgun sequence containing:
- the RCE1 gene encoding CAAX prenyl protease 2 isoform X1 yields the protein MAALGGDGLRLLSVSRPERQPETAALGGPGPGLCCWVSVFSCLSLACSYVGSLYVWKSELPRDHPAVIKRRFTSVLVVSSLSPLCVLLWRELTGIQPGTSLLTLMGFRLEGFFPAALLPLLLTMILFLGPLMQLSMDCPCDLADGLKVVLAPRSWARCLTDMRWLRNQVIAPLTEELVFRACMLPMLAPCTGLGPAVFTCPLFFGVAHFHHIFEQLRFRQSSVGSIFLSAAFQFSYTAVFGAYTAFLFIRTGHLIGPVLCHSFCNYMGFPAVCAALEHPQRRPLLAGYALGVGLFLLLLQPLTDPKLYGSLPLCVLLERAGDSEAPLCS
- the RCE1 gene encoding CAAX prenyl protease 2 isoform X2, producing MAALGGDGLRLLSVSRPERQPETAALGGPGPGLCCWVSVFSCLSLACSYVGSLYVWKSELPRDHPAVIKRRFTSVLVVSSLSPLCVLLWRELTGIQPGTSLLTLMGFRLEGFFPAALLPLLLTMILFLGPLMQLSMDCPCDLADGLKVVLAPRSWARCLTDMRWLRNQVIAPLTEELVFRACMLPMLAPCTGLGPAVFTCPLFFGVAHFHHIFEQLRFRQSSVGSIFLSAGHLIGPVLCHSFCNYMGFPAVCAALEHPQRRPLLAGYALGVGLFLLLLQPLTDPKLYGSLPLCVLLERAGDSEAPLCS
- the RCE1 gene encoding CAAX prenyl protease 2 isoform X3, whose product is MGFRLEGFFPAALLPLLLTMILFLGPLMQLSMDCPCDLADGLKVVLAPRSWARCLTDMRWLRNQVIAPLTEELVFRACMLPMLAPCTGLGPAVFTCPLFFGVAHFHHIFEQLRFRQSSVGSIFLSAAFQFSYTAVFGAYTAFLFIRTGHLIGPVLCHSFCNYMGFPAVCAALEHPQRRPLLAGYALGVGLFLLLLQPLTDPKLYGSLPLCVLLERAGDSEAPLCS